The following DNA comes from Acholeplasma equirhinis.
TTTAATCTTTGACCTTGACATACTGGACAAGTAGTTTCAGTCATGAATGATTCAATCCATGATCTTGCCCAATCTGAAGATGTTTCAATATAACGACGATTTAATTGAGAAATTAAACCTTCATAACGCGCAACTTTTTCGTGGTAACGTCCACTGTTTGATTTAAGTTTAAAATGAATTTCTTCATCAGAACCATAAAGAATGATATTGAGCTTATCTTCAGGTAATTCTCTAATTGGTACATAAGGATCTATATTATAGTGATTACAAATAATTTCTAACTCTTGTAAAGAAAGATTTCCTTCATCTGCATAACGATAAGGAATTAACCCACCATTTAATATCCCTCTTTCAGGGTCTGTAACAAGTTCTTTTGTTACCTCTAATTTTAACCCTAAACCATTACAATGTGGACAAGCACCAATTGGCGTATTAAATGAGAAAAGTCTTGGTTCTAGTTCAGGTATCGTAAAGTCGATACCTTCACAATAATAGTTTTCACTAAAGTTAATGATTTCTTTATCATTTACAACGACTCTTGTTTTACCACCTGCATATTTACTTGCAAGTTCTAAAGCGTCGAATACTCTTGAACGAATACCTTCTTTAATAACGACTCTATCGACGATTAATCCAATATCATGGAACTTGTTTTTATCAAGTGCATCCATTTCTTCGATTAACATCGTTTCACCATCTACCCAAACTCTTGTGAATCCTTCTTTTAAAAATTGAGCTAACTTATCTTTATGTGTACCTTTTTGACGTTCAACAACGGGTGCTACAATCACAACTCTAGAACCTTCAGGAATTTGAAGAACTCTTAAAGTCATTTCTTCAATAGTCTGTTTTGTTACAGGTACATCAGAACCTGGACAATAAGGTGTACCAACTCTTGCATAAAGTAATCTAAAATAATCATAAATTTCAGTTACTGTACCAACCGTTGAACGTGGGTTATTTGAGGTTGTTCTTTGATCGATTGAAATTGAAGGTGATAACCCTTCAATTGAATCAACATCAGGTTTTTCATAATTGCCTAAAAATTGTCTTGCATAACTCGATAATGACTCCATATAGCGTCTTTGACCTTCTTGATAAATCGTATCAAAAGCTAAACTTGATTTACCTGAACCAGAAACACCTGTCATGACGACAAGTTTATTTTTAGGTATATCTATATTGATATTTTTTAAATTGTTTTCGCGTGCTCCGCGAACTCTAATCCAGTCATTATTATTCATTAATTAGCACCTTGAACGCATCTTCACTCATGATAGTAACACCTAGATCTTGAGCCTTCTTTAATTTAGAACCTGCATCAGCACCAGCTAAAAGATAGTCTGTTTTAGCACTGACTGATGATGAAACTTTACCACCAAGTTTTTCAATGATTGCTGATGCTTGATCACGTGAAAAACTTTCTAATGTTCCAGTTAATACAAATACTTTTCCATTAAATGCATGTTCTTTAATTTCTTCTTTTTCATAATGCATATTAAGTCCAAGGGATTTAAGTTCATCTAACATTGCGAGATTATTTTCGTTTTTAAAGTATTCAACAACAGATATCGCAATTTGCTCACCAATATCTGGAATACAAATTAACTCTTCATAAGTTGCAGCTTTTAGTTTTTCAATATCATTAAAGTTTTTAACTAAGATTTTGGCAATCTTTGCACCAACATGTTTGATGCCTAGACCGAAAATAAATCGATCAAAAGATTGCGATTTACTCTTTTCAATTGCAGAAAGTAAATTGTCAATTTTCTTTTTGCCAAATCCAGGTAGTTCAACAAGTTCATCTTTAAAGTTTTCAAGTTTATAAATATCTGTAATTGTTTGAATATAGGTTAGATCGTGAAGTAGTTCAACAACTTTCTCACCTAAAGATTCAATTTCCATTGCAGCACGAGATGCAAAATGGATAATTGAAAACATCTTTTTACCTTCACAATTAGGATTTGTACAGTAGTAGTCTGCTTCACCATCCTTACGTTCTAATTGTGATTTACAAACCGGACAATGATCAATCATCTTAAATGGTTCTCGATTTGTTCTCTTTTCTAAAACAACATTTAAAACCTCTGGAATAATTTCTCCTGCTTTATGTACTAAAACGTGATCACCAATTCTAATATCTTTACTTAAAATATAATCTTCGTTATGTAAAGTTGCACGAGAAACAAGTGAACCTGAAATTTGAACTGGTTTCAGTTCAGCAACTGGTGTAATAACACCTGTTCTACCAACTTGGAAGGTAATATCTCTAATCACTGTTTCCTGTTTTTCTGCTTCAAACTTATATGCAGTTGCAAACTTAGGATACTTTGCAGTGTATCCAATTTGATCATATAAATTTAATTCATCGACTTTTATAACAACCCCATCTGTATCGTAAGGCAGTTGTTTTCTTAATTGATCAAAATCTTTAATATATTCAACTAAGGATTCAAAACTATCCGCTTTTTTATAATGTGGATTCACCGGAAAACCTAATTGCTTTAAGTATTTTAATAACTCACTTTGGCGTTTAACATACTGTGTTGCGTTAACAATTGCATACGTAAAAAGACTTAACTTTCTTTTTGCTACCACTTTACTGTCTAACTGACGGATTGTTCCTGCAGCTGCATTTCTAGGGTTGGCAAAAAGATCCAAGCCTTCTTCAAGACGATCTTCATTTGCTTTTTTAAAAGCCTCGTGTGACATATAAATTTCACCACGAACTTCAATATCAATTGGTTCAGTTAACTTTAATGGTAAAGATTTAATTGTTAAGACATTATGTGTGATATCTTCTCCAACTGAACCATTACCTCTGGTCGCAGCCTTTTTAAAGACGCCTTTTTCATAAATTAAAGTCACTGCTAAGCCATCTATTTTTAGTTCCGCTGTGACTGTAAAATCTTTAGTTATCTTTTCTATTCTTTCATAAAAGTCAAAAAGCTCTTCTTGATTGAAGACGTTTGAAAGTGACATCATTGGTACAGTATGTGTATGTTTTTGAAAACCATCTAAAACTGTTCCGCCAATCTTCTTACTTGGAGAAGTTGGGTCATCATACTCAGGATACTCAATTTCAAGTTTGATCAATTCTTTTAAAAGTTGGTCATACTCAAAGTCAGAAATTTCTGGTTTATCCATTGTATGATACAAGTAATTTGCACGATTTATTTGTTTTCTAAGCTCATTAATTCTAGTAAGTACGTCCATAATAATCACCTTTAGATTATTATACCACGCAACCGTATGTGTCATCCTATGATAAGACTATGAAAATATTTTCACTTCGTATCATTATGATACGAATATTAAATATATCTAACATCAATTTTAGTTTGTTTCAAAAACTTGGTTTTTTTCAAAGAAAAAATATAGAGTTCATGAATTGCTCTAGTGATTCCAACAAAGAATAATCTACGTTCTTCCTCCTCACCAAAATATGTATGTTCCTTATCAAAAGGCAGAATCTCAGCACCAACAATAATCACTTGATCAAATTCTAATCCCTTAGATTCATGAAAACTTAAGAGCCTAACCTCAAATAAATAATTTCTTTCAAGTGCTTGTCTTAATTGACTTACTTGATAGTGATTTCTATAAAGAATAACTGCTTTATGAAGCGATTTAGTTTTAATCAAAGTAATAATTGATTCAATTGAATTTTCTTTATTTGTAAGGATAATTTCAGGCTTTATTGTTGCAGTTCTTAGACTCATAAGCTCTTTCTTAAATCTGTTTTTATTGTAGGAAATTAGATTGTTTGCAGCATCAATGATGCGATCATTTGAACGATAGTTTTTAGTTAGTTTATAGACTTTAGCTTGATATTTACTGATAAATTTATCAATGAGTTCTAAATGAGCTCCACGAAATGCATAAATCGATTGGTCAGGGTCTCCTACCGTAAAAACAAACGTATCCTTTTTAATCATTGTTTCAAGTAACTTAAATTGTAAAATATTCGTATCTTGGAACTCATCAATAAAAATATACTTAAACGGATGATGTTTGACATATTTTATGGTTTCTAACATTAAATCGTCATAATCCAATAATCCCTTCTCTTTTAAATACATTTGATAGAATTCAAAAGTTTTAGGTTTTTTAGTTTGATATAAACTATTCTTATAATTTGCAATTGCTAGAATTTCATCATCTGTAAATCTTTGATCAGTTTCAAATATCTTAAATTGATTACGTTCACTTAATCGTTTATAACAGTAAGCGTGAAATGTATGAATTTCTATCTTTTGATTTGATAAACGTGATTTCATTTCAATGCTTGCTTTCTTTGTAAATGTAATTGCTAAGATTTCTTTTTCTTTAACTCCACTTGATATTAAATGTTTGATGCGTTCGACTATGACACGTGTTTTTCCACTACCAGCACCAGCAAGTAAGAAAATGAATTGATCTTTTGAGTACACTGCTTTTTCTTGTTCTTCATTGAGAATCATATCTTTTCACCTAAACTATAGTAGTGAAAAATATCAACAATTACTCTTTGTAGTATTTCATGCTACAATATAGTTACTGAGAGAAAAAGGAAACCGATTTTTTGGAAACTGTATTTTTAAGATATGAGAAAAAATATGTATTAAATAAGGCACAAGAAAAAGCTTTAGTCAAAGGCTTTTTAGATGCTGGATTTATTTATGACCTCTACTCTCCAAATGGTAGTCTTTATCCCGTCTATACAATCTATTATGATACAACTAACTTTGAAGTTATCAGACAAACTCAAACAAGACTTTCCTATAAAGAAAAACTGCGTGTTAGATTTTATGAATATCCTTTAAAAGATGATACACCAGTCTTTATAGAATTAAAGAAAAAGTTAAGTGGACAGGGTAATAAAAGAAGACTTTTAGTTAACCGTGAAAAAGCGATTGATTTCTTAAATAAAAAAATACCTTTAGAATTTGACGATTATACTCAAAATCAAATTTATAAAGAAGTTAAATTTTATTTAGATCGATATGAAGTTGTACCTTTTACATTTATTAGATATAAACGCTTAGCACTTTTAGATCCTAAAACTGGTATTAGAGTAACATTTGATGATCATATCGAATATGCACATTTAAAAACATTAGATAAAGAAACTGAATTCTTTACCTTACCACAGTCTAAAAATCTAATTGTTATGGAAATTAAGTCGCTGTTTAATTATCCACTTTGGTTATCTAAACTCTTAACAGAAAATAAAGTTTTCACAAAGAGCTTCTCAAAATATACGAATACGTACGAAACATTACACGAAGGAGGAATGATTCATGTTAACACTTGATTTAACAGGCGGTGCGTCCTGGGATGATATTTTAATTATTATGATTTCAGCTGCAATATTAGGTGCAGTCTTAAGTTTAACCTTTATGTTTACACATAGAAAAAAGGTGTATGAAAAATCGTTTGTTGCAACACTAATTCTTCTACCGGTTGTTATCTCTATAATTATTCTACTGGTTAATAATAATTTAGATACTGCACTAGGTACTGCATTCTCACTTGCTGGAGTATTTGCTTTAGTAAGATTTAGAACTGCTATGGCAGATAGTCGTGATATCACATATATCTTAAGTACAGTTGCGATTGCACTTGCTGCTGCAATGGGTGCTTTAGGATATGCTATGTTGATTACTGCTATGATTTCACTCATCTTTATCATCTTATATTTCTTAAAGATTGATGCTGAAAAAACTAAATACTCAAAACTTCAAATTGTTATTGCTGAGAATTTAAATTATACTGAGGCCTTTAATGATATCTTTGAAAAGTATTTAGATCACTTTGAACTTCAACGTGTAAAGACAATAGATTTTGGTTCACTCTTTGAATTAACTTATATTGTTAAACTTAACAAAGATTTAGATCAAAAACTATTTATTGATGATTTACGTGCACGTAACAGTAATTTAAATATTACACTTGTTC
Coding sequences within:
- the ligA gene encoding NAD-dependent DNA ligase LigA, whose amino-acid sequence is MDVLTRINELRKQINRANYLYHTMDKPEISDFEYDQLLKELIKLEIEYPEYDDPTSPSKKIGGTVLDGFQKHTHTVPMMSLSNVFNQEELFDFYERIEKITKDFTVTAELKIDGLAVTLIYEKGVFKKAATRGNGSVGEDITHNVLTIKSLPLKLTEPIDIEVRGEIYMSHEAFKKANEDRLEEGLDLFANPRNAAAGTIRQLDSKVVAKRKLSLFTYAIVNATQYVKRQSELLKYLKQLGFPVNPHYKKADSFESLVEYIKDFDQLRKQLPYDTDGVVIKVDELNLYDQIGYTAKYPKFATAYKFEAEKQETVIRDITFQVGRTGVITPVAELKPVQISGSLVSRATLHNEDYILSKDIRIGDHVLVHKAGEIIPEVLNVVLEKRTNREPFKMIDHCPVCKSQLERKDGEADYYCTNPNCEGKKMFSIIHFASRAAMEIESLGEKVVELLHDLTYIQTITDIYKLENFKDELVELPGFGKKKIDNLLSAIEKSKSQSFDRFIFGLGIKHVGAKIAKILVKNFNDIEKLKAATYEELICIPDIGEQIAISVVEYFKNENNLAMLDELKSLGLNMHYEKEEIKEHAFNGKVFVLTGTLESFSRDQASAIIEKLGGKVSSSVSAKTDYLLAGADAGSKLKKAQDLGVTIMSEDAFKVLINE
- a CDS encoding ATP-dependent helicase: MILNEEQEKAVYSKDQFIFLLAGAGSGKTRVIVERIKHLISSGVKEKEILAITFTKKASIEMKSRLSNQKIEIHTFHAYCYKRLSERNQFKIFETDQRFTDDEILAIANYKNSLYQTKKPKTFEFYQMYLKEKGLLDYDDLMLETIKYVKHHPFKYIFIDEFQDTNILQFKLLETMIKKDTFVFTVGDPDQSIYAFRGAHLELIDKFISKYQAKVYKLTKNYRSNDRIIDAANNLISYNKNRFKKELMSLRTATIKPEIILTNKENSIESIITLIKTKSLHKAVILYRNHYQVSQLRQALERNYLFEVRLLSFHESKGLEFDQVIIVGAEILPFDKEHTYFGEEEERRLFFVGITRAIHELYIFSLKKTKFLKQTKIDVRYI
- a CDS encoding polyphosphate polymerase domain-containing protein, which translates into the protein METVFLRYEKKYVLNKAQEKALVKGFLDAGFIYDLYSPNGSLYPVYTIYYDTTNFEVIRQTQTRLSYKEKLRVRFYEYPLKDDTPVFIELKKKLSGQGNKRRLLVNREKAIDFLNKKIPLEFDDYTQNQIYKEVKFYLDRYEVVPFTFIRYKRLALLDPKTGIRVTFDDHIEYAHLKTLDKETEFFTLPQSKNLIVMEIKSLFNYPLWLSKLLTENKVFTKSFSKYTNTYETLHEGGMIHVNT
- a CDS encoding DUF4956 domain-containing protein; translated protein: MLTLDLTGGASWDDILIIMISAAILGAVLSLTFMFTHRKKVYEKSFVATLILLPVVISIIILLVNNNLDTALGTAFSLAGVFALVRFRTAMADSRDITYILSTVAIALAAAMGALGYAMLITAMISLIFIILYFLKIDAEKTKYSKLQIVIAENLNYTEAFNDIFEKYLDHFELQRVKTIDFGSLFELTYIVKLNKDLDQKLFIDDLRARNSNLNITLVHDYAALMTNTPNN